A genome region from Chlorobaculum tepidum TLS includes the following:
- a CDS encoding NifU family protein, producing MKDYLPKTDPLYDKVISALETVRPYLQVDGGDCQLVGITKDMVVDVKLLGACGSCPMSTLTLRAGVEQAIKKANPEIVRVESV from the coding sequence ATGAAGGATTATCTGCCAAAAACCGACCCGTTGTACGACAAAGTCATCAGCGCCCTTGAAACCGTCCGTCCCTACCTTCAGGTTGATGGCGGCGACTGCCAGCTCGTCGGCATCACCAAGGATATGGTCGTCGATGTGAAGCTGCTCGGCGCCTGCGGCTCCTGCCCGATGAGCACCCTCACGCTCCGCGCCGGGGTCGAACAGGCCATTAAAAAGGCCAACCCCGAGATCGTCCGCGTCGAATCGGTCTGA